Proteins from a single region of Balaenoptera acutorostrata chromosome 16, mBalAcu1.1, whole genome shotgun sequence:
- the LOC103020471 gene encoding ATPase PAAT-like isoform X1, producing the protein METETVQPPLTRRPTLASSWDAACGALAQSLHLTRSGLGARDADWEELLAPPATGQDLVILQRNVNSQDENPCFLYLRCDPPGGEEIVSIGILSSARNMEVYSGEEYCGTSRGKNVCNVLDNSEHEKIILYKKYLKLESSTHACKVKLLSFGEKQCVFISKVVVHVRPVSANSSAGSPALGSRIDLERVQTIMESMGSKLSSGAQQLMNMVIFQQQNCVPIGEQLQSVLGSAGYKHMMGLQSSSASGAFDKSSSTPFPSRTGLTSGNMTEDLKAYVDKSTQPAGGGNVTSLQECKIVPQNHSLPDLKNAVSSFLPKKASDNSHIPNSELLPFLQNLCSQVNHLRVGPNTKWQESITKPGEGTVGVTMEEQSICSYLEKILSKNMELMEKKLMDYIDQRIYKLQEHIDNKIALLVDLLQSPNSPPSGMPLRHFDSGERLSNGER; encoded by the exons ATGGAGACCGAGACCGTACAGCCGCCACTGACCCGCCGCCCGACGCTGGCCTCTTCCTGGGATGCCGCGTGCGGAGCCCTGGCCCAGAGTCTCCATCTCACCCGGTCTGGCCTCGGCGCCCGGGACGCCGACTGGGAGGAGCTGCTGGCGCCGCCTGCCACCGG ccaGGATCTGGTGATTTTGCAAAGGAACGTGAACAGCCAAGATGAAAACCCCTGCTTCCTTTACCTGAGATGTGACCCTCCTGGAGGTGAAGAAATCGTTTCTATTGGCATTTTAAGTTCAGCAAGAAATATGGAAGTATACTCAGGAGAGGAGTACTGTGGAACCAGTAGGGGCAAGAATGTTTGTAATGTTCTGGATAACAG tgaacatgaaaagattattttgtacaaaaaatatctaaaattggaGTCTTCCACACATGCTTGTAAAGTAAAG CTGCTCTCCTTTGGTGAAAAGCAGTGTGTGTTCATCAGTAAAGTTGTGGTACATGTGAGGCCAGTTTCAGCAAATTCTTCAGCAGGCTCTCCTGCTCTAGGATCAAGGATAGACCTGGAGAGGGTCCAAACCATCATGGAGTCCATGGGGTCAAAGTTGTCATCTGGAGCTCAGCAATTGATGAATATGGTTATTTTCCAGCAACAG AATTGTGTTCCCATTGGAGAGCAGCTTCAGTCAGTTTTGGGGAGCGCTGGATACAAGCACATGATGGGACTGCAATCATCATCTGCTTCAGGTGCCTTCGACAAGTCATCCTCCACACCTTTCCCTTCCAGAACTGGATTGACAtctggaaacatgactgaagaCTTAAAAGCTTACGTTGATAAAAGTACACAGCCAGCTGGTGGAGGAAATGTGACAAGCCTCCAAGAGTGTAAAATTGTGCCACAAAACCATTCTCTTCCTGATCTTAAGAATGCAGTATCTTCTTTCTTACCAAAGAAAGCAAGTGACAACTCACATATACCTAACTCTGAGTTGCTGCCTTTTCTGCAGAATCTGTGTAGTCAAGTGAACCATCTCCGTGTGGGACCCAACACCAAGTGGCAGGAAAGCATCACCAAGCCCGGCGAAGGCACTGTTGGTGTTAC aatggaaGAGCAATCCATTTGTTCCTACTTGGAAAAGATTCTTTCTAAAAATATGGAACTGatggaaaagaaacttatggaCTACATTGATCAACGAATATATAAACTCCAGGAGCACATAGATAATAAGATTGCTTTGTTAGTGGACTTGCTGCAAAGTCCCAACTCCCCACCCTCTGGCATGCCTTTAAGACATTTTGACTCTGGAGAAAGACTTTCAAATGGAGAAAGATAG
- the LOC103020471 gene encoding ATPase PAAT-like isoform X2: MNSVLSISSVLCKALGLQMQIQDLVILQRNVNSQDENPCFLYLRCDPPGGEEIVSIGILSSARNMEVYSGEEYCGTSRGKNVCNVLDNSEHEKIILYKKYLKLESSTHACKVKLLSFGEKQCVFISKVVVHVRPVSANSSAGSPALGSRIDLERVQTIMESMGSKLSSGAQQLMNMVIFQQQNCVPIGEQLQSVLGSAGYKHMMGLQSSSASGAFDKSSSTPFPSRTGLTSGNMTEDLKAYVDKSTQPAGGGNVTSLQECKIVPQNHSLPDLKNAVSSFLPKKASDNSHIPNSELLPFLQNLCSQVNHLRVGPNTKWQESITKPGEGTVGVTMEEQSICSYLEKILSKNMELMEKKLMDYIDQRIYKLQEHIDNKIALLVDLLQSPNSPPSGMPLRHFDSGERLSNGER, from the exons ATGAATTCTGTATTGAGCATTTCGTCAGTGCTTTGCAAGGCGCTTGGACTGCAAATGCAAAT ccaGGATCTGGTGATTTTGCAAAGGAACGTGAACAGCCAAGATGAAAACCCCTGCTTCCTTTACCTGAGATGTGACCCTCCTGGAGGTGAAGAAATCGTTTCTATTGGCATTTTAAGTTCAGCAAGAAATATGGAAGTATACTCAGGAGAGGAGTACTGTGGAACCAGTAGGGGCAAGAATGTTTGTAATGTTCTGGATAACAG tgaacatgaaaagattattttgtacaaaaaatatctaaaattggaGTCTTCCACACATGCTTGTAAAGTAAAG CTGCTCTCCTTTGGTGAAAAGCAGTGTGTGTTCATCAGTAAAGTTGTGGTACATGTGAGGCCAGTTTCAGCAAATTCTTCAGCAGGCTCTCCTGCTCTAGGATCAAGGATAGACCTGGAGAGGGTCCAAACCATCATGGAGTCCATGGGGTCAAAGTTGTCATCTGGAGCTCAGCAATTGATGAATATGGTTATTTTCCAGCAACAG AATTGTGTTCCCATTGGAGAGCAGCTTCAGTCAGTTTTGGGGAGCGCTGGATACAAGCACATGATGGGACTGCAATCATCATCTGCTTCAGGTGCCTTCGACAAGTCATCCTCCACACCTTTCCCTTCCAGAACTGGATTGACAtctggaaacatgactgaagaCTTAAAAGCTTACGTTGATAAAAGTACACAGCCAGCTGGTGGAGGAAATGTGACAAGCCTCCAAGAGTGTAAAATTGTGCCACAAAACCATTCTCTTCCTGATCTTAAGAATGCAGTATCTTCTTTCTTACCAAAGAAAGCAAGTGACAACTCACATATACCTAACTCTGAGTTGCTGCCTTTTCTGCAGAATCTGTGTAGTCAAGTGAACCATCTCCGTGTGGGACCCAACACCAAGTGGCAGGAAAGCATCACCAAGCCCGGCGAAGGCACTGTTGGTGTTAC aatggaaGAGCAATCCATTTGTTCCTACTTGGAAAAGATTCTTTCTAAAAATATGGAACTGatggaaaagaaacttatggaCTACATTGATCAACGAATATATAAACTCCAGGAGCACATAGATAATAAGATTGCTTTGTTAGTGGACTTGCTGCAAAGTCCCAACTCCCCACCCTCTGGCATGCCTTTAAGACATTTTGACTCTGGAGAAAGACTTTCAAATGGAGAAAGATAG